TTAATGTAAGTGGTGGTAAATGTTTTGATTTGATGTACAGCCTTCTTCAGGATTCTGGAGACAGTGACAGTAAGTACAAAAAAGAGATGGAACTAATCATGGAGACCATGAAAATTGTTCTGGATGAAGAAGCTATTGCTAAAATTGCACCAGGAAACGGAATCTTCGTTTTAAATGAACTGAAATCCAAAAAAGTAGAATATACGGATTACGAATACGATGAGGATTATAATGAAAAGGAAGTAAAGAAAACCAAAGATGTAGCGGTTCCTAACTTTACGTTCGCTTTTGCAACGGAAAATGAAGGCTACTGGAAACGTATTTTTAATCTATTGATAACTAATAAAAAGCTGGCTAAAAAATTTACAAAAACAGGCGAGTTTTACTCTTTTAAAGAAAACGAAAAGACAGCAGGATACCTTGACCAATTGTTCTTTACAATAAAAGACGGTATTGTATATATAATGAGCTCTACAGAAAATATTCTTCCTACAACTCAATCTGATATTTCTAAAAAATGGGCAAAAGACTCTTCAAAATATCCTTTATCAGGAAGACTTGATCTGCAGAAGCTTTTAATTGGTTTAGATAAAGAGTTTAAAAGTCCTTCGGAAAGAAAAACATTGGATTTGTTTAGAAAAAATGTAGGTGAACTGTATTATAAAACTGAAGTAAAAGGAGAGAGCATACAAACAGAAATGAATTATAACATTAAAAATTCTTCTGAAAACAGTCTGATGTATTTCTTTGATCTGTTTAATGAGATTTTTAAAATAAAAGATTCGGAAAAAAAACCACAGATATTGTAGATGAATAAAAAGAAAGTTATTGCCTCGTTTATTCTGTTACTGGCTGTTACGGCTTATTTTGTGCTTTTTTATAAGGATAAGAAGCTCAGGTTCATTCCTGAAAATGCTGATGCCGTTGTTTTAATAGATGTAAAGAATCTGACGAGGCAATATATTTTCAGCCTGATCACCACCCCTTCACAATGGGGGAGTAAAACGAAAGGAAAAAGCTCAGCTTCTTTGAGAGAATCGGGGATCATAATCCCGGATTTTTTACAAATTTTCCACCTTAAAGGGACTGGGGTTTCAGATTGGTACAGTGTCCTAGAACTTAAGGATTCACAGAAATTTATTGCATTTTTAAAACAGCAAAAGTTTACCGATAAAGGGAAGAATGTTTTTCAAAAAGATCGTGTCTTTCTTAGTATAGAAGGTGAGAAATGTATTGTAGGGACTTCCTATTCGGGTTTTGGGGCCATAAACAAGCAGATTTTTCAGGATTCACCAAAAAATATTTTAAATGCAGATCAGTTTACTCAAAATACCACAGGGAGTGTTTCTTTTCTTTCAGGGCAGAAAATCCAAAATTTTTCTATTGAGCTAAAAGATGATGAAATTGAAATAAAAAACAATTCAAATCTGCAATTTTTAAATACCATTGCTTCAAAAATTCAGAAAGGGAATCAATTTCTGGAGCTGGAACTAGACAAGGAAAACATCAGAAACTTTACCCGTTTTTTCAATAAAAACATTGCGGACTCCTCGCAATTTACTTCCTTAAAGGCCGCCTCAAATCTCGAACAGATAAATGACACCATTATCAGCTATGAATATGATGATAATTTCAATGAAGTTGAAAAGAAGAGCTTTCAAAAAATTACTCAACCGAATTACATCATTGACATCAAAAGTGATGATCCCAATAGAACATGGGAATATTTCCAGTCTAAAAAATGGATCAATGAAGAAAACCAATTCACAGCAATCCCTTTCTTGCCAAACGAAATCAGCCGAAATAGTAAAGGGATTATTATAAAATCAACCAGAAAGCCAGTATCACTATCTTCCCCGCAAAAAGAAAATTACATTCTCATCAGAAATAGTACTTTATTGTATTCTTCTTTGAAAACATTGAGTAACACCGAGAAAAAGATCATTTCTGACATCGATTACGTGTTGTATGTTAATAAATCAAAAGATTATTGGATGAAAATAAAAGCAAAAAATGGAGAATTACCCTTAATTTTACGATGGTAAGTTTAAAAACCGGATAAAATCATCGTTAATGGCTCTATCAGATATCGCATTGCTCAAAACCTTTACTCATTATTTTTTACATCTTGTTTTTCCTGTCTTTATTGCATTGGTTTTTTATCGTAAAAATTGGAAAAAAGCGTATTTTATTCTTCTTGCCACCATGTTGGTAGATCTGGACCATCTTTTTGCCAATCCGATCTTTGATCCGTCAAGAGAAAGTATAGGTTTTCATTTTTTACATTCTTATTACGCCATTGCGGTGTATTTTTTGCTGCTGTTCTTTAAAGGAAATATAAGAATTATAGGAATCGGGCTTCTGTTTCATATGTTCACAGATTATCAGGACTTTAATTTCTGGCCTCATTAAAATATTATTAATATTTTCTTTTAATATTTCAAAAGTTATAGATTTTTTGTATTTTGTAGTCGCTTTATGAAACTTAGAGAACTTTTACATTATACCTATATTTTTCCTATCCTTGCTGTAGGGTACTACTTTTCCGGACTGATGGGAAGTGACGTTATTCATGATGTTATTGCCGGGATTTTACTTATTGGAAGCGTTTTATCGGCAGTGCATCATGCCGAAGTAGTTGCTCATAAAGTAGGGGAACCATTTGGTACCATTATTTTGGCGCTTTGTATCACCATTATTGAAGTTGCGCTTATCATCTCGCTGATGGTGGCCGGCGGAGATCAGGCGATCACGCTGGCAAGAGATACCGTTTTTGCCGCTGTTATGCTTATTCTTAACGGAATTTTAGGAATCTGTATTCTGGTAGGTGGCGTTAAATATCATGAACAGTTCTTTGCAAGAACTTCTGCCACCACTTATCTGGTGAGTATTGTTTCAATCCTTATCCTTACTTTGGTCCTTCCTAATTTTACATCAAGCGTCAATGGACCTTTCTATAATGAAGCCCAGCTTATTTTTATATCCATTGCCTGTCTTGTAATCTATGGTGTTTTCCTGATGGTACAGACCTTGCGCCACAGAAGCTATTTTATAGTTCCTGACGAACATCCTGAAGAACATTATATACCTACGTTAACTAAAACCCTTATAAGCTTTGTCTTTTTGGTGGTTTGCTTGGTTATTGTAGTTCTTATGGCAAAAGGTTTATCCGGAACCATTGAAGATATGGTACGAAGTCTGGGAGCACCAAAATCGCTTGTAGGAGTTATTATTGCTGCTGTAGTTCTTCTTCCGGAGGGTGTTGCAGCCATTAGAGCAGCAAGAAGTAATCAGATTCAGTCTAGCTTAAATCTGGCACTAGGGTCAGCGCTTGCAAGTATTGGGCTTACCATTCCTGCAGTATCTACCGTTTGCATCATGTATGATATTCCTTTGGTTTTAGGATTGGATAAAAAAGATGTAATTTTGCTTTCCTTATCTGTATTTATTGTAATGCTTTCCTTGAGCCGTGGAAAAACCAATATCCTTTATGGAACAGTTCTATTGGTGAACCTGGCAGCCTATATATTTACGGTGATTGTCCCTTAAAAGGTGAATTCACAAAGAATTTAAATTCTAAGAATAATGCTGTTTAATACGCTTTATCACATTTTTCAGATGGTTAAATAACAAAAAAGACCTACAATCTTTGTTCTGATTGTAAGCCCCTTTTTTATAGACTGTATATTACTGTTAATCTTGAATTTCCCAAAGCTCTCCTTCTCCCTGATAGCCATTTTGCAGCCACATTTTATCAAATGCATGGCTAAGCGTTTTACCGACTTCTTTACCATAGCAGTTAAAAGAAACTTTATTAGGGCTATGTACTTTCATTTCCCATTCTTCTCCTTCTCCCTGAATGCCTTTCTGAAGCCATAATTTATCAAAAGCATGACTTAAGTATAATCCATTCTCTTTGCTAATGCATTTTAGTGCGACTCTATTATTTGATAATTCTTCAAGAATAAAGACCTCGCCTAATCCCTGAATACCGTTTTGAAGGAAAACATTTCCATTTCCATGGCTTAAGAATTTTCCTTTTTCTTTTCCTTGAGCTTGTAATAATACTACTGTAGCTGTTTTTACG
This genomic interval from Chryseobacterium joostei contains the following:
- a CDS encoding DUF6122 family protein; amino-acid sequence: MALSDIALLKTFTHYFLHLVFPVFIALVFYRKNWKKAYFILLATMLVDLDHLFANPIFDPSRESIGFHFLHSYYAIAVYFLLLFFKGNIRIIGIGLLFHMFTDYQDFNFWPH
- a CDS encoding fascin domain-containing protein, which encodes MELIKENVKTATVVLLQAQGKEKGKFLSHGNGNVFLQNGIQGLGEVFILEELSNNRVALKCISKENGLYLSHAFDKLWLQKGIQGEGEEWEMKVHSPNKVSFNCYGKEVGKTLSHAFDKMWLQNGYQGEGELWEIQD
- a CDS encoding calcium:proton antiporter produces the protein MKLRELLHYTYIFPILAVGYYFSGLMGSDVIHDVIAGILLIGSVLSAVHHAEVVAHKVGEPFGTIILALCITIIEVALIISLMVAGGDQAITLARDTVFAAVMLILNGILGICILVGGVKYHEQFFARTSATTYLVSIVSILILTLVLPNFTSSVNGPFYNEAQLIFISIACLVIYGVFLMVQTLRHRSYFIVPDEHPEEHYIPTLTKTLISFVFLVVCLVIVVLMAKGLSGTIEDMVRSLGAPKSLVGVIIAAVVLLPEGVAAIRAARSNQIQSSLNLALGSALASIGLTIPAVSTVCIMYDIPLVLGLDKKDVILLSLSVFIVMLSLSRGKTNILYGTVLLVNLAAYIFTVIVP